The Dehalococcoidia bacterium DNA window TACGCGGTTCGCAACCCCCCTGGTGCAAGCGGCTCCCCGTCTGACCCTGAGCAGCAACGTAGGTCCTTCCGCAAGGAAGGACAATTGGCGACCGTGGGTCGGATGAGGGTGGAATGTCGAAAAGGATCTACGTAGGTAACTTGCCGTTTTCCGCGACCGAGGACGAGGTGCGCAGGCTGTTCTCGGCCCACGGCGAGGTAATCGATGTGTCTTTGCCGCAGGACAGGGAGACGGGCCGTCCGCGCGGCTTCGGTTTCGTCGAAATGGCGGATGCCGACGCCGATAAGGCCGTGCAGGCGCTCGACGGCAAGGAGTT harbors:
- a CDS encoding RNA-binding protein, whose amino-acid sequence is MSKRIYVGNLPFSATEDEVRRLFSAHGEVIDVSLPQDRETGRPRGFGFVEMADADADKAVQALDGKEFGGRALRVNEARERPRFGGGGGGGGYGRR